The DNA region CTCAGAGTAATATAGACAATATGATACAATGTGATTGAACttcatcattaaaaaaaaataaaaaatatgcatacttgatcgtacagacaagtgcgtAGTCTTGTTGGAAAGCCCCTCTTCTGCTCTTCTGTGCATTAAACGTGTCTCACTGCAATTAATAGTtgcagagcaatgtaacagagaataaTGGGTGTGCTTTTTGATTTACTTTACGTAAATTGGACTCTAAGGGTTAATAGGCAACTTGTATTTCTTCTACAATCTGAGGATGCGTTCTTTCAACCAGTTCTTCTGATATTTCACCAAGCTGATCACACCTCCGGTTAAACCTCCAACAACTCCTCCCGTCATGAAGCCAAACAGTGCCCCAATGACGCCCCCTGTAGCGCCCCCTACTGCCCCTACAGTGCGATCGTCCTCTTGTATGTTCTTTTGAAAGAATCCTTTGCTGATTCTCCAACCAACAGTTGCCCCCAGTGCACAGGCTATGGCTGCCTGCCCAAAGACTGGAGCCCTGGCACTCAGGGAAGGGTCAAGTGTGGCACCCAAGAAAGTGTGAAGTGTGGCACCCAAGAAAGTGTGAAGGGCACCACCGCTAGCTCCACCAACTGTCCCACCTATTGTTCCCATGAAGATGCACACTCCTCCCCCGGATCTATAggaggctagagagagagagagagagagagagagagagagagagagagagagagagagagagagagagagagagaggatagagagagagagagactttagaAGACGGTAATTTAAAGAACACttgaaaatgacaatgaaatATTATTGTCTTTGTTGTTGACTGTACCTTCCCCAACAGGCTTACGTTCAACTTGTAAGAAAGGCAGTGGGCCAAAGTCATGATTGTACCCATTGAGACATTTCAAATTAATTAGAATGTCACTTTAAAATGTGTCTAGATGAGAAATCATTGTTGATTTTTAAGGTTGAAAAAAAGCGAAATTGATAAAACATTTTCTTAAAGCTGAAACATGGTTCGACAAACATGTGAACTTCTGTAAGTAATCAAATCTAacttataataaaataaaaaaatatatatatatgctcaTTAATAGTATTTTAGAATGTAGTTGTAATCACATGCATAACAACGCTATTAAAATACTTTAGGATTTGTTATTGCATGATCATCCAGCTCTTCAAACTGTTTTCAACATATTACCAAAACCTGCTTAAACAGAATAAGAGTGATTACCTTGTTGGTTCCCcatggtatgtatgtgtgagtgtgtgagtgtataagaCCAACTGATCACACTTGTTGCGAGCAATACTGCATATATTCTTAGGGCGTGTCTAAGGAAATTGTTTtgcttctgtgctgtgctgtgtttgtgtgtgtgtgtgtgtgtgtgtgtgtgtgtgtgtgtgtgtgtgtgtgtgtgtgtgtgtgtgcgtgaggtgcTGCTAGAATATGTGTGCCAAATGACAGAAGATGATTCAGGGGCCCTCAAAATGCCAGGGAGTCTGGGGGCAATCGATAGATTGAGACTTAAAATAAATTACAATCATTGACAATAGCATATATTAAGTATATTAAGAGTTTGATATCTTCTCATAGACAAGATTGTTAAAGTAGCTCTTGAGTATacagacattcacattcactcagCAAGAtgttttgatcatattcacCCGCACTTCTACCTCCACCTAgagcctgttatttgttttgcaaaaatctACCACTCCTGGTACTTCTGGTCCACTGAGGGCAGGGCTGTATGATCATTGgcagatctgactgtcaatcacagttcGTGCACAGTcaataacaaacacaaactAGATGGGAGGGTGCTTGGTGGTAGTTGGGGAGGAGCATAAGagttgagcaaggcacctaacccttcaCTACGCCCAGTGCACCGCTGtagctctgggttagtgtgtgcttctgttcaccgtgtgctctctgtgctgtgggACAGCCgtagcctactggttagggcttcaggctaGTAACccaagggttgccggttcaatccctgaCCAGTAGGACAAATGTGGGTGAGGGATTGGTTGAGCACTGTTCCTTCATGCCCACATccacacggctgaagtgcccttaagCAAGTCACCTAACCCCTCCCCCACTGCGCCTCTATGGCAGGCCTCTCACTGCTCTGGATTattgtgtgcttcacctcactgtgtgctgtgagtgtttcatggattgggataaatgcagggATCAaagggtatatatatatactcactCTCACTAATTTACAGAtaggataaatgcagagacaaaATTCCTTATACACAAATAgattgtgtatgcgtgtgagatGAGTTTGAGCAAAAGAGACAGACCGGAACTGTATGCGTGCCCTTCTTGTTTTGTACTAACAAATGATGCAAGCTGGTGATTGCATGACAACTAAGTTACACCATTTAATGGTTTTGCAGAGACGTCAAAGCAGAAGTTATTAGAACTTGTACCCACTGCTTGGCAGAATTTCCTATTATGATGGACTGTGATGAAATATGCATTAGATAAATCAAATAATTGCACACCCATGAAGTCCAATTATTTGACCACATCACTCTTCTATGAAGCTATGAACACTTGACAGAGGGGAGGACTAGTACTGTCATAAGCCACATTCTAGCATTCTCAGAGGCCAATGGGTGTGAATCCCCTCAGCCTCCTATTCCAAAGCACCGGTGTGGCTTTAGGACTGTCGAGGCACTACACCAATTATTCATTGTGGAGGACTGTGGTGCAGATGCGGTCTGAGGGTGGCCTGTAGAGCCAACTGGAGCTCATGTCAGTCAATGGATTTTGGAGTGAGCATGGAACAACTAAGAAACACCTCACACAGGATATGGTGTGAGACCAGCATGAAGAGTTACTGAAAACCATGTCACTCTAGACATTGGTGTGAGACCAGCCTGCACATGCTGAGTCAGTGCTGTGCTGATGGCGGAAACAGACTGCCATGGTTCAAACGGGCCATTGGAGGTGAGTTTGATGTTGAGAGGCaatgacacagagacagagagcgaagcGAAATCAAGCAATTATAGTGAAGGATACTCTGGACAGCATGTGTCTTTTGTCCCCCAAGGTGACGTGGAGTGATTGTATCCAATCTAAATGTGTACAGATATCTGCTTGTGGGGATGCTGTTGATCTGCGATGTTATAATGAACCC from Sardina pilchardus chromosome 1, fSarPil1.1, whole genome shotgun sequence includes:
- the LOC134070414 gene encoding uncharacterized transmembrane protein DDB_G0289901-like codes for the protein MGNQQASYRSGGGVCIFMGTIGGTVGGASGGALHTFLGATLHTFLGATLDPSLSARAPVFGQAAIACALGATVGWRISKGFFQKNIQEDDRTVGAVGGATGGVIGALFGFMTGGVVGGLTGGVISLVKYQKNWLKERILRL